From a single Lolium rigidum isolate FL_2022 chromosome 7, APGP_CSIRO_Lrig_0.1, whole genome shotgun sequence genomic region:
- the LOC124675984 gene encoding subtilisin-like protease codes for MESFRMSFLSLLPFILLALVSVEGAGDERSTYIVHVQPQANHLLDTADDRKALYQSFLPVHGRILHSYHHVASGFAARLTQREVEAMSALPGFVAALPDRVYKLHTTHTPRFLGLDSLQGTRNTSYGFGDGVIIGVLDSGITPDHPSFSGAGMPPPPAKWKGTCDFNGRSKCNNKLIGARVFDTAGNGTASSTGAPLSPIDDDGHGTHTSSTAAGAVVPGAQVLGQGRGTASGIAPRAHVAMYKVCGEDCTSADILAGIDAAVADGCDVISMSLGGPSLPFHEDSIAIGTFAAAEKGLFISMSAGNSGPNYTTLSNEAPWMLTVGASTMDRLISSRVHLGNGLTFDGESVYQANTSAAVLYPLVYAGASSTPDAQFCGNGSLDGFDVKGKIVLCERGNDVGRIDKGIEVLRAGGAGMILTNQFIDGFSTIADVHVLPASHVSHDAGVAILNYIKTAASPMAQFTFRGTVLGTSPAPAMTSFSSRGPSTQNPGILKPDITGPGVSVLAAWPFQVGPPSASKQNGPTFNFESGTSMSAPHLSGIAALIKSKYPEWSPAAIKSAIMTTADTTDRSGKPILNEQHKAADLFAVGAGHVNPDKAMNPGLVYDIAPADYIGFLCGLYTDKQVSLIARKAVDCSAVKVIPERLLNYPSISVTFPASWNSTTPMLVERTLTNVGEVPAVYYPQFDLPKNGMNVSVEPASLRFNSMNQMQTYTVSVWPRMGSSSVVVQGALRWVSDKHTVRSPISATFEG; via the coding sequence ATGGAGAGCTTCAGGATGTCCTTCCTCTCCCTTCTTCCCTTCATCCTCCTGGCCCTTGTCTCCGTCGAGGGCGCCGGCGATGAGCGCAGCACGTACATCGTCCACGTGCAACCGCAGGCGAACCACCTGTTGGACACGGCCGACGACCGGAAGGCGTTGTACCAGTCGTTCCTCCCCGTCCATGGCCGGATCCTTCACTCGTACCACCACGTCGCCAGCGGCTTCGCAGCCCGGCTGACGCAGCGGGAAGTCGAGGCGATGTCCGCCTTGCCCGGCTTTGTCGCCGCGCTGCCGGACAGGGTTTACAAGCTGCACACTACGCACACGCCGAGATTCCTCGGGCTGGACTCGCTGCAGGGCACGAGGAATACCTCGTACGGATTCGGCGACGGCGTCATTATCGGGGTGCTCGACAGCGGCATTACTCCCGACCACCCCTCCTTCAGCGGCGCcggcatgccgccgccgccagccaagTGGAAGGGGACGTGCGACTTCAACGGCCGTTCTAAGTGCAACAATAAGCTCATCGGTGCTCGCGTCTTCGACACCGCTGGGAACGGCACCGCCTCCTCTACCGGTGCGCCGCTGTCGCCGATCGACGACGACGGGCACGGCACGCACACTTCTAGCACCGCGGCGGGAGCGGTCGTGCCAGGCGCTCAGGTTCTTGGCCAGGGTAGGGGCACGGCGTCCGGGATAGCGCCCCGTGCGCACGTCGCCATGTACAAGGTGTGCGGCGAGGACTGCACCAGCGCCGACATTCTGGCCGGCATCGACGCCGCCGTGGCTGACGGCTGCGACGTCATCTCCATGTCCCTTGGAGGGCCGTCGCTCCCGTTCCACGAGGACAGCATCGCTATCGGCACGTTTGCCGCCGCGGAGAAGGGACTATTCATCAGCATGTCAGCCGGCAACTCCGGTCCAAACTACACCACGCTGTCGAACGAGGCGCCCTGGATGCTCACCGTCGGCGCGAGCACCATGGACCGTTTGATTAGCTCCAGGGTGCACCTTGGAAACGGACTCACCTTCGACGGCGAGTCAGTGTACCAGGCAAACACCTCGGCGGCCGTCTTGTACCCGCTGGTCTACGCGGGCGCGAGCTCCACCCCCGACGCGCAGTTTTGCGGCAACGGCTCGCTGGACGGCTTCGACGTCAAGGGCAAGATAGTGCTCTGTGAGCGCGGCAATGACGTGGGGAGGATCGACAAAGGTATCGAGGTGCTGAGAGCCGGAGGCGCCGGCATGATTCTGACCAACCAGTTCATTGACGGCTTCAGCACCATCGCCGATGTGCATGTCCTCCCGGCGTCGCATGTCAGCCACGACGCCGGCGTGGCAATCCTGAACTACATCAAGACGGCGGCTAGCCCGATGGCGCAATTCACCTTCCGAGGCACTGTCCTTGGCACGTCGCCGGCTCCGGCTATGACTTCCTTCTCCTCTCGTGGCCCCAGCACGCAGAACCCCGGCATTCTGAAGCCAGACATCACGGGACCTGGCGTGAGCGTACTCGCGGCGTGGCCATTCCAAGTAGGCCCACCATCGGCGAGCAAGCAGAACGGCCCTACTTTCAACTTTGAGTCTGGAACGTCAATGTCAGCGCCGCACCTCAGCGGTATCGCCGCGCTGATCAAGAGCAAGTACCCGGAATGGTCGCCGGCGGCGATCAAGTCTGCCATCATGACAACAGCCGACACCACCGACCGCTCCGGCAAGCCAATACTCAACGAGCAGCACAAGGCCGCCGACCTTTTCGCCGTTGGAGCCGGCCATGTCAACCCCGACAAGGCCATGAACCCCGGTCTAGTGTACGACATTGCTCCCGCCGACTACATCGGCTTCCTCTGCGGCCTGTACACGGACAAGCAAGTCTCCCTCATCGCGCGTAAGGCGGTGGACTGCTCGGCCGTCAAGGTGATCCCCGAACGCCTGCTGAACTACCCGTCCATCTCCGTCACATTCCCTGCGTCGTGGAACTCGACGACCCCGATGTTGGTGGAACGCACGCTGACGAACGTTGGAGAGGTGCCGGCGGTGTACTACCCCCAGTTCGACCTGCCCAAAAATGGCATGAACGTCAGCGTTGAGCCGGCCTCGCTACGGTTCAACAGCATGAACCAGATGCAGACCTACACGGTGTCCGTCTGGCCTAGGATGGGCAGTTCTTCCGTGGTGGTGCAGGGCGCGCTTCGGTGGGTGTCGGACAAGCACACCGTGAGGAGCCCCATCTCAGCCACCTTCGAGGGATAA